AGACATCCGCGTACGGTCATGACACACCTCCCGGACCAGCCCGGGATTCGGATGGAACTCTCCCCCTCCCGGGCGATCCCGTAGATACAGGGAATTCGTTGGTCAGGAGCGGGTCGTTCGCTAGGCGGCGTGTGGCGGCTCGTCGTCCCGGCAGGAGGAAGGGGCGACTTGGAGCGGAAACAGCAGCGTTGGGATTTGCGGGCGCGAAAGGCGCTTCAGGGTCAGGGCCGAGTAGACCTGAAGGCTGTCCGTGAGGGCGGCTCTCCCGCCCAACCTCCCGGTAACCGCCCAAGGGGCGTGCAGGCGCCGCCCTTCATCGTCGGCTGCCTGCAAGGGATCCGGCAGAGGCGCTCCGATATCGGAGCGGCCCTTCCGAGTGAGCTGCTCTGCGCCACCGGAAGCGTCAAACTCATCCTGGACATCCGCGAAGAGCGCGAGTGGATGCCCGGCGAGGAACCAGAGGAGCAGAAGGACCGACGCGATAGAGCGGCCATCCTGGGAACTGGGTCGGCTTCGGCGCAGATGTATGCCCATCGCGCCTGATACGATAGTCCCTCCCCCTCACCCTGGCAAGGAACGATTTCCGCCCCTCAACGGGGGGGCAAGGGATAGGGGCGCTTGAGGGACCAGGCTTCCTTCGCGGAGCCCGCGATCTGCTGCGGCTGCCGGCCTCCAAGCAGGTCCTTCAGGACCGCCAGGTAGTTCTCCACGGGGACCGCCCCGGGCAGCGCCCAGGCGTCGTCGAAGACCACGGTGGGCGTGCTCTCGATGCCCCGAGCCCTGGCCGCCTCCGTCTCGGCAAGGACGGCGGGGTCGCACTCGCCGGAGTCGAGATCCCGCTCGAATCGGCCCAAATCCAACGCGAGATCCTGCGCGAGGTCCAGCAGGACCTCCCGGTCGGCCACGTTGCGGCACTGGATCAGGTGCGCCTCCTGGGCATGCTCGAAATAGGTCTCGCGGGCCAGCGCCCCCCCCTGTCGCTCCGCTGCCTTCACGCCGGCCAGGATCGGCAGGGAGGCGGGGTACGGGAAGGGGCGGCTGGCCATCAGGGCAGCGTTGATCCGCTCCCCGCCCGGCTCCCGGGCCGCGGCCGCCCAGTGCGTCAGGATCTCCGCCTTGGCGCGGGCCGGGCTCCCGAAGCGCTGGATGTAGTCCTGCGGGCTCGGGGCAAGCGCGAAGAGCCGCCCCTCCAGCCGGATCCGGTCCCCCGCCTGCTGCTTTACCCGCTTCAGCCGACCGGCTGCGAGGAGGCACCAGCATCAGAGGACATCGTGGTACACCGCGAGCGCGATCGGCATCAGCCTCTCCGCCGCCTCTGCGCCCCGCGCGGAGTCGCGTTGCTGCTCCGGTGATGCTTGGGTGCGGTCAGGGGGAGATCGCTGCCCCGCGCCGTGCGGCCCGACGGGCAGGGAGCACCGGGAGGAACAGTACCCTCATCCGGTGCCGAGCAGGCCGCCCGCGATGCGGGCGCATGCGCTCGGCACCCGCCAGGTCTGCCTGGGGAGTCCCCGAGGTGGCCCGAGAGACCTCCCGGAGGTTCCGGGAGGGGGCTGGGGGTGGCGGTATTCTACCACGGAACGGCGGCGGTTCAAGACCCTCGGCCTCTACCACCGCATCCGGACGCGGTAGGTGACGGTCGTCTTCCCCTCTTTCGGCACCTGGACTACGAACTGGAGGGTGTGGGCTTCCACCTTCTCGTAGGGGTGGCTGCTCCGGAGCACCTCCCAGTCCCCGGGGACAGGCTCGAGGATCGTCACCTGGGCGTCTTCTTTCTTGTGGTTGCGGAGCTGGATCTGCCATTCGGTCTCGTACACGCCCCAGGCGATCTTCCGCCAGTCCCGCTGGGTGCGTTCCCCGACGACGTCGAAGGCCTCCCCCATC
The Candidatus Methylomirabilis sp. DNA segment above includes these coding regions:
- a CDS encoding DUF4139 domain-containing protein, whose amino-acid sequence is PIKKELWFYGAAQYYRSQWGTPISNQKVSVFLEIANKEQHRLGIPLPKGIVRVYKAAADQSLQFIGEDTIDHTPKDEKVKIKMGEAFDVVGERTQRDWRKIAWGVYETEWQIQLRNHKKEDAQVTILEPVPGDWEVLRSSHPYEKVEAHTLQFVVQVPKEGKTTVTYRVRMRW